One Salinimonas marina DNA segment encodes these proteins:
- a CDS encoding exonuclease SbcCD subunit D has protein sequence MMFIHTSDWHLGRQFHNVSLLADQAAVLAQLVDFVRQNPVDAVIVAGDVYDRSVPPTAAIDLLNRVVTQICEELHTPMIFISGNHDGAQRLGFGAAQMKNAGLHIISNYTDMLKPVIIESQTAGPVAFYGMPYSDPEQVRYHFETTVDDFDQAHQVLVQKIDEIKDPCTRRVLISHCFVDGAMESDSERPLSIGGSDRVSHAHFTHFDYVALGHLHQPQKKGEEFIRYSGSLMKYSFSEQHQKKGFTVVTLDDTGFVSATHEPLNAPHDLRIIEGELEAIVEQGRTDPHHQDYLLIRLTDTHAILNPMEKLREVYPNVLHLEKPGMLVGVEQDMAKARLARGEHDMFCDFYREVQGSALTDAQGDAIKQIIRQLNASHSEQ, from the coding sequence ATGATGTTTATCCATACCTCCGACTGGCATCTGGGTCGGCAGTTTCACAATGTTTCACTGCTGGCCGATCAGGCGGCGGTACTGGCTCAGCTGGTGGATTTTGTACGCCAAAACCCGGTGGATGCGGTTATTGTGGCGGGGGATGTGTATGATCGGTCGGTGCCGCCCACCGCCGCTATCGATTTGCTAAACCGTGTGGTTACGCAAATTTGCGAAGAGCTTCACACACCCATGATTTTTATCTCCGGAAATCATGATGGCGCACAGCGGTTAGGGTTTGGGGCCGCGCAGATGAAAAACGCAGGGTTACATATCATCAGTAATTACACTGACATGCTCAAGCCCGTGATTATTGAAAGCCAGACCGCTGGCCCGGTGGCATTTTACGGCATGCCCTACAGCGACCCGGAACAAGTGCGCTATCATTTTGAAACCACCGTGGATGATTTTGATCAGGCGCATCAAGTGCTGGTGCAAAAAATCGATGAGATAAAAGACCCCTGCACCAGACGCGTACTTATCAGTCACTGTTTTGTGGATGGGGCGATGGAGTCAGATTCTGAGCGACCTTTATCCATCGGTGGTTCCGACCGTGTCAGTCATGCGCACTTCACCCACTTTGATTATGTTGCCCTGGGGCATTTGCATCAGCCCCAGAAAAAAGGCGAGGAGTTTATCCGCTATAGTGGCTCCCTGATGAAATACAGCTTTTCAGAGCAGCATCAGAAAAAAGGCTTCACGGTAGTCACGCTGGATGACACCGGCTTTGTCAGTGCCACCCATGAGCCGCTAAACGCGCCGCACGATTTGCGTATTATTGAAGGGGAGCTGGAGGCTATTGTCGAACAGGGTCGCACTGATCCCCACCATCAGGATTATCTTCTAATAAGGCTGACCGATACCCACGCAATCCTGAATCCAATGGAAAAATTGCGCGAGGTGTACCCCAATGTGCTGCATCTGGAGAAACCCGGAATGTTGGTAGGCGTAGAGCAGGATATGGCTAAAGCCCGGTTGGCGCGCGGTGAACATGATATGTTCTGCGACTTTTATCGAGAAGTCCAGGGCAGCGCACTGACCGATGCCCAGGGCGACGCGATTAAACAGATTATTCGTCAGCTGAATGCCAGCCACAGCGAACAGTAA